AGCCTCGGCGACGAAACACGCGCCGATCCGGGGCTGATGTCGCTACTGAAGATTCCGGACGCCGCGCAGATCGACCCGGCCGTGGTGTGGCGCCCACGCAGTTCCCGTGAACGCCTGCGGGTGCCGATCGGTGTCACTCCGGACGGTACTCCGGTGGAGATCGACATCAAGGAGTCCGCCGAGAACGGTATGGGACCACACGGGTTGTGCATCGGCGCAACGGGTTCGGGTAAGTCGGAGTTTCTGCGCACCCTCGTACTGTCGATGGTGACCTCGCATTCGCCGGATCTGCTGAACCTCGTGCTGGTCGACTTCAAGGGCGGTGCGACCTTCCTCGGTCTCGACTCGCTGCCGCACGTGGCCGCGGTCATCACCAACCTCGAGGAAGAACTCTCGATGGTCGACCGCATGAAGGACGCACTCGCCGGCGAGATGAACCGGCGTCAGGAGCTGCTGCGCTCAGCGGGCAACTTCGCGAACGTCACCGAGTACGAGCAGGCCCGTGCCGCGGGCGCCCAGATCGACCCGCTGCCCGCGCTGTTCATCGTCGTCGACGAGTTCTCCGAACTTCTGTCGCAGAAACCGGATTTCGCCGATCTTTTCGTGATGATCGGCCGACTGGGGCGCTCGCTGCGGGTGCATTTGCTGCTGGCCTCGCAGCGACTGGAAGAGAACAAGCTGCGCGGTCTGGACAGCCATCTGTCCTATCGGATCGGGCTGCGTACCTTCTCGGCGAACGAATCGCGTGCGGTGCTCGGTATCACCGACGCCTACCACCTGCCCAGCGTGCCGGGCTCGGCCTACCTCAAGAGCGACGCGGACGATCCGCTGCGATTGAACGCCAGCTATGTGTCCGGGCCGTATGTGTCGCCGCGTGGCACGCAACAGATCGACGGGCGTCCGGTGGGCGGCCAGTCGGCGGTGGTGTTCACCGCGAGCGAGGTCGAGGTGCCGGAACAGGAGTCGGCCTTCCGCGACAGCGCTGCGGCCCGTGGACTTCCGGAGCTACCGCCGCCGCCGGGCGAGCTGCCACCCCCGCCGAGCGAGGTCACCCGGCCCGCCGAGGCGGTGCCCGCCACCCTGCTGCAGGTGGTCGTCCAGCGCCTGACCGGGCACGGACGGCCGGCGCACGAGGTGTGGTTGCCGCCATTGGACGAGTCGCCCTCGGTGGACATGCTGCTGCCCGATCCGGATTGGAAGTCGCCGGCGAACCGGCACGGTCAGCTGTGGATGCCGATCGGCGTGATCGACAAGCCCTACGAGCAGCGCCGCGACGTGCTGGTCATCGACCTGTCCGGGGCGCAGGGCAATCTCGCCGTGGTCGGCGGCCCGCAGGCGGGTAAGTCGACCACCCTGCGCACCGCCATCATGGCCGCCGCTGCCACACACACTCCCGAACAAGTGCAGTTCTATTGCCTGGACTTCGGTGGCGGTACCCTCGCCGGCTTGGCGGGTCTGCCGCACGTCGGATCGATAGCGGGCCGACTGGAGATCGACCGGGTCCGCCGGACCGTCGCGGAGATGACCACGCTGCTGCACCAGCGCGAGGAACGGTTCCGCGAGCTGGGCATCGAGTCGATCCACGAATTCCGCAAGCGCAAGACGGCGCTGAACCAAATGACCGCCGCGGAGCGTGCGGCCGACCCGCTGTCGGAGGATCTGCACGGCGACGTATTCCTCGTGATCGACGGATGGCCGACAATCCGCGCCGAATTCGATGTGCTCGAGCCGGCTTTGAACGCGATCGCGGCGCAAGGATTGTCCTATGGCATCCATCTCATGATCGCGGCGACGCGCTGGGCCGAGATCCGGCCTGCCGTCAAAGATCTCATCGGGACCAGGCTGGAGCTTCGGCTCGGTGACCCGTCCGACTCCGAGATGGACCGGCGCACCGCCGTGCTCGTCCCGGTCGGTCGTCCGGGGCGTGGTTTGACCCCGGAGAAACTGCATATGCTGATCGCGTTGCCGCGGCTGGACTCGGACTCCCAGCCGCAGACGCTGGCCGAGGGGGTCGGCGCAGCGAAACAACAGATGAACGAGCTATTCGGCGGTCGCCGCGCCCCCGAGGTGCGCATGCTGCCCCTGGAGATCCCGCGCGGGGATGTGCTCGCCGCCGTACGCCAGCGTGGCATCGAACTCGGCCCGACACGGGTCGTCGTCGGGCTGGGGGAAGCCGAACTGGAGCCACTGGTCCTGGATTTCGGTACCCAGCCGCATCTCATGGCGTTCGCGGATGTGGAATGCGGCAAGACCACCCTGCTGCGCAACATCGTCATGGGTGTGGTGGAGAACTCGAGTGCGGAGCAGGCCCGGATCATCCTCATCGATTACCGGCGTACCATGCTCGGACTCATCGAAGGCCAGCAGCTGGCCGGATACTCGACCTCGTCGCAGACCTCGATCGGAATGATCAAAGAGGTCGCCGGCTACCTCGGCAAACGCATCCCTGGTTCGGACATCACCCCGAAACAGCTTCGGGAACGCAGTTGGTGGACCGGACCGGAGATCTACGTCGTCGTCGACGACTACGACATGGTCGCGACCGGGCAGAATCCGCTGGAGCCACTGCTCGAGTATCTCCCACAGGCCCGCGACATCGGCCTGCACTTGGTCGTGGCCCGACGCTCGGGCGGTGCGTCGCGAGCGTTGTACGACAAGGTGCTCGGCAGGCTCAAGGAACTATCGGTCGACGCGTTGCTGATGAGTGCGCCCAAAGACGAAGGAAAGCTGCTGGGTGACATCCGCTCGTCGAAGCTCCCACCGGGCCGGGGCATCCTGGTTTCGCGTAGCGGCGACCCGGAGATGATCCAGGTGTCCTACCTGCCGCCGATGTATGGGGAGCGGCCGACAGACCCAGCGCAGGCAATGGCCAACTGATTCGCAAGCACAGGGGTAACTCGCCGAGTACTGACTGACCTGCCCACCGCCGCCAGTCGTCACGGCAATCAGGTCTGACCTGATTGCTCGGCGATGCGGGGGAGCTGTTCGAACTCCCAGCTGTTTCTGCGGCGTTCGAAGAGCGCCCGGCGTGGGCAGGTCACGGCCAGTGATGCGGGTTGTTCCAGGACTCCTTTTTCGGACGATTGTTCCGCGGGAAGTAACTGTGTAGACCCGATTTTCGGTGACCAATACCTGGATCGCGTTGCGGCGGTGCTCATCGAGACCTGCATCCGATCGGCAAGCTCGGAATGACTGGACAGTGGATCCCCGGCTTCCATTCGCTGCGCGGATCTCCTCGCGGAGGAGGTCCGCGATCCGGTGGCCACGCCGGACCCGTCCAGCATCTTGCTGCTCGGTTGGTCGTACAGGTAACGAAGTGCACACGTCGTGACTCTCTACGGCCGGGTAACGCTTGACAGGTGCCTTCAGACGTTTATTGTAATGAACGTCCTGATCCGGTGTTGTGCGGCGATGACGGCGAGGCAACGTGGCAGGTTCGGATTCAACGATTGTAATGGCCCCCCCTGGCACATCGAGGTGTGTCGATTCTCTGGTGCATTCCGCGGCACCCGGACTAGTTCCCATGTCCGACCTACTCGTTCGGGCGTGTCGCGGGCACCGTGTTGTCGGCGGACCGCTGCTGTGGTTCGCCCGTGACCTAGCGGTACTACACGAACGTCGGCTGGTCGGCCGCGGCGGCTCGGTGGACACCACCCCGGCGGTGATCCGCGAAATCGAGCGCCGCAGAGCCGAACTGGTCATGGCGATCGACGACTGGGTGCTGCGCAGCGTGCCGCAGCATCGGTTCGGCGCGACCCTGCACACCGAGACGGTGGGCGCGGTGATCGACCGCCTGGCGGAGTCGTCGGTGCGTGCGCACCACGCGTTGATGACCCTGGACGCGCACGACGAGCTGCTGCACAGCGCCTGGCATCGTCTCGCCGAACTCGCCGACGCCTACGACGATCTGGTGCGCGACGTCATGGCGGGCAGACGGCGACTGCCCGAGTGGTGAGTCGGTAGCTCGGCACTTCACGCTCTCGGCGTGCCGAGTCACCGGTTTTTTGCTCAACCGAATTTTCCTGATATCGAGCGTCTTTCGACGTCTGGCGGGCGGTGCTGTTTCGAGCGACCTGCAAGCAGTCGCTAGCGGTGCTGTTTCGAGCGATCTGCAAGCAGTCGCTAGCGGTGCTGTTTCGAGCGACCTGCAAGCAGTCGCTGGTGATTGGCCCGGCAGGCGTCAAGGACGATAGCGGCGGTGATCGGTGGCGAAGTCGTCCGCGACGGTCGCGGCCAGCTCCACGTAGGCCCGCTTGGTCTGCTTGTTCAGCTGGTGCAGGTCGATCTCGGCGCCCACCGACATGTGCGGGTCGAACGGGATGATGTGCACGGCCCGGCAGCGAGACAGGAAGTACTCCCGTAGCTGCTGGATGCCCACGTTCGGCGACCCCGACCGCGGCGAGTTGATCACCACCACCGCGTTGCGCACCAGGTGGTCGTGCCCGTGCAGCGACAACCAGTCCAAAGTCGCTGCGGCACTGCGCGCCCCGTCGATCGCGGGTGAGGAGATCAGCACCAGCGAGTGGGCCAGATCGAGCACGCCCGACATCGCCGAGTGCATCAATCCGGTGCCACAGTCGGTGAGGATGATGTTGTAGAACCGCTGCAGGATTCGCGCGACCGCGCGGTACTCCTCCTCGCTGAACGCTTCCGACGCGGCCGGATCGCGTTCGCTGGCAAGCACTTCCAACCGGCTGGTGGACTGCGAGGTGTGCCTACGAACATCCGAGTACCGCTGAATCGACGGGTCGAGCAGCAGATCGCGCACGGTGGACCTGGTCTGCAGCGGCACCCGCTGCGACAGCGTGCCGAAGTCCGGGTTGGCGTCCACCGCGATCACCCGATCGCCCCGGATGGACGCGAAGATAGAGCCGATACCCATTGTCGTGGTGGTTTTTCCGACGCCACCCTTGAGCGAGAGCACCGCGATCCGGTAGTCACCGCGCACCGGCTGCCGGATCCGTGCGACCAGCTCCTGCAGCCTGCGTTCCTCGGCGGACATGCCGGGATTGATAGCACCGCCGGAGACGTGGTGCACGGCCTTGCGCCAGCCGCTTCCCGGCGGCCGCTTGACCTGCCGCCGCGGGACATTGTCCAGAAAAGGCTGCTGGTACTGCGCACTCGGCTGGTAGTTCGGCTGCTGGGCGTGCGGCTGTGCGTATCCCGGCGGATTGCCCCGCTGCGAGCCGTCTGTCTGTGGAGCGGGTTGTGCGTACCCCTGAGGCTCGGGCTGGTACTGCTCGCCGGTCGCTCCGGGGTACGGCGCTGCCCGGCCGGATTCCTCCTGCGCACGGGAGTCGCCCTGCCCGGCGGTGTTGCGCAACTGCGCGGCGGGTTCGCCGACTGGCGCTGGTCCGTTGACCGGTGCCGGTCCGCCGACGAATTGGGCCGGTTGGCCGGTGGATTCGGCCGGACCCGTGTTCGGGTATTCGGCGGGGCCGTGCGGGCCGATCCGCCCGCCGCCCGGCGTTTGGTCGCCCGCGAACTGCGGTGCGTGTCCGGGGTGTTCGCGGCCGGAGATGTTCGGAGCGTGCGGCTCCGAGGCGTAGTCCGCGTCCTTACGAGCCGGGTCGGTGTGCGGCTGGGGTACCTGCTGCTGGTCGAAGTTCGGCGGCTGTTCTCCTGGCGTCTGGGGACCAGGCCGCTGGTCGATCTCCTCGGCGGGCAGTCGGTGTCGTCCCTTTGCGACGGGCCGTGCCGAGGCTGCGTTGGACGCTGTCGAAGAGGTCCAGCCCGAGGCCGCGATATCCGGTTGGATGCGAGGGGGATTCGCCGATCCGGTCCCACCTGACTGCCAGGACTCGGCGTTCGGCTGCGCCGCGGCTTCGGGCGCCGCCCCGTGCTCGGGGCTCGGCGCAGCAAGCCACCACGGTGGCGGACCGCCGGAACCCGCCGCGGCAGGACCGCCGGTGGCTGCGGAGGGGGGCCCCGTCGGTGCGGTGGCCTGGCCGGTCGGCGGTGTCGAAGGGCGCTCGCCGACCGGGGACACCGCAGGGGGGTCGCTGATGGGCGGCGTCACCGAACTATCTGCTTGCGTCGGTGTCCGGTCCTCCCCGCCGAACGGCGGGGTAGACCAGTCACCGGACGGCGCGGGCTGATTCTCGGGCACCGGCACAGCGGGACGGCTGTCGGTAGGCGGGGTAATACGGTCCGCACCCATAGCCGGGCGGTCGCCGGTTTGCCACGTCGTCGAACTGGGGCGCTGGCTTTCCTGCGGTTCGGAACGACTTGGGCCCATCGGCGGACCCGCCGGATGAACAGCCCCGGGAGGTGTCCCGGGGCTTGTGGTCGGCGTCGCGGGGCGGTCGCCTACCGGAGGTGTCGCATGGGTCGGCCCCATCGGCGGAACCGCCGGATCTGGACCTTGGGGCGGCATCGCTCTGTCCGCACCAGTCGGCAGCACGAACGGGTCTTCTCCCACAGGCGGTGCGACGGAGTGCCCGCCGATCGGAGATATGGGCCGTTCGCCGGGGGGCGTGGTCGGCCACTGGTTCGGCCGCCCCGCGGCAAGCGGTTCCTCGTTCGAATGGTCGCCGCTCGGCCGGGCAGGGGGCCATTCGCCGTGCTGTGTGCCGGCCGGACGTTCACCCGTCGCGGCCGACGGGCCGCCGTCGTGCGTCGACGGTCCCGTGCTCTCGCCGTCCAGGACCTGGCCGGGCTGCTCACCGAGTGCTTGCTGTGGCGAGTCAGGAAGGGGCGGTGGCGGCGGCAGATCCGGCCTGCGGGTCTGGTGTGGCGCAGAGCGGCCATTCGGGGCCTGCGGCTCGGCGGCCCTGCTGCCCAGCGGCTGGAATCCTGCGGAGGGCTGCGAGGGGTTGCGGGTCGGCAGCCCGTGCTGTGCACCGCCGATCTGCTGGGGCCCGCCCTCCCAGGAAAAGTTCTGCGGCGGCGCCTGCTCGGGTACAGGTTGCTGCCACGAGCCGTGCTGTGGCTGGTCCCGCGGCGGCGCTTCCGGTCCGGGCTGGTGGGCGCGGCCCTGATCGTTCGGACGCTGTTCCTCGCCGGGATGTCCGTCCTGCTTGTCGCGGCGCCAGCCTTTGCGGCGCTTCTCCGGACGGTCGGCTTCCGGTGCCCGATTCTTGAACCGCCCGCGTCTGCGGTTGGAGGTTTCCTCGATGAGGTCGTCGTGCGGAAGGTTCTGTACCGGCGCTTCGTAGCCGACCTGTGTGACTTCGCTCTCGGACAGCCACGGCGGCAGCATGGGGAGGCCGTCGTCGTTACGGCTCACGGCTGCACCTCGCTAGCGCTCGGCTCCGCCGTAGCCAGAGGCGCTGTGCCTGTGGTTCGCTCGCTACGCTCACTCACAACTGCACCTCGCTAGCGCTCGGCTCCGCCGTAGCCAGAGGCGCTGTGCCTGTGGTTCGCTCGCTACGCTCACTCACAACTGCACCTCGCTAGCGCTCGGCTCCGCGTGGTTTGGGACGCTGTCCCTGTGGCTCGCTCGTTACGCTCGCTCACGCGTCCCCCTTGATCTGCTCGACCCGATTACCTGGACAGCGGTCAGTTTACGCGACAACGTGATGCCGCCGCGGCGTCGGACCCGACGCTCACCAGGCGTGGGAAGGTGGCTACGAAACGCCTGACGAAGCGGGTATACAGGGAGGCATTTTTGCCCGATCCGGGGCAGGTCGGTAAGCTGGACCGGCGGTGCACCTACGCGCCGACTGTTTGCGTGCGTCCGGTTGTGCCAACGATCGGTCCATGCAAACAGAAACAAGGCAAACAAACCAGGTTGAGCGTAACCGGGATCGCGGAGGACATGGCGAAGAAAGACGGGGCCATCGAGGTCGAGGGTCGAGTTGTCGAGCCGCTGCCCAATGCGATGTTCCGGATCGAGCTCGAGAACGGACACAAAGTTCTCGCGCACATCAGCGGGAAGATGCGGCAGCACTACATTCGTATCCTCCCCGAGGACCGTGTGGTCGTCGAGCTCTCGCCCTACGACCTGTCGCGTGGCCGGATCGTGTACCGCTACAAGTGATCGCGCTCGGCGTGGTCGGGTCGGTGCGAGTCGGCCGTGTCCTGGTACGGGCCGGGGCCGAGTCGAAAGACTCACAACAGAGACTTCCCCAGTCGCCGACTGGGGAAAACCTGTGTTCACACCCGTGTGAACCACAACAGATTGGACGGACGTGAAGGTTCAGCCGAGCGTCAAGAAGATCTGCGAGAAGTGCAAGGTGATCCGCCGTCATGGCCGGGTCATGGTGATCTGCGACAACCTGCGCCACAAGCAGCGCCAGGGCTGAGCGGAAGCGGGGGAGACCTCGCTCCACCGCGCCGGAGGCTTGCCGACGGCGTCGCTCGACGCAGCACCAGCCAAGCACCGAACCGCAGTTCGGATTGGCAAAGAAGAACTCCCAGCACCAGCCGCACGCTGCGGAAATCCGGGTTCGCCCGGGGCGTGTGCGCCTACCACCGGTTCGGAGGCCGGTGCCCCATAAGACGAGGGGACGGACAGGGAGCAGACCTCCGCGACACTAAGGAACTGCCATATGGCACGTCTCATGGGCGTTGATCTCCCGCGCGAAAAGCGCATGGAGATCGCGCTGACCTACATCTACGGCATCGGCCGTACCCGCTCCAAGGAGATCCTCGAGGCCACCGGCGTCAGCCCGGACCTGCGTTCGAAGGACCTCAGCGACGAGCAGGTCACGCAGCTGCGTGACTACATCGAGGGTTCGGCCCTCAAGGTCGAGGGTGATCTGCGCCGTGAGGTGCAGGCCGACATCCGTCGCAAGATCGAGATCGGCTGCTACCAGGGTCTGCGCCACCGTCGTGGCCTGCCCGTGCGTGGCCAGCGCACCAAGACCAATGCGCGCACCCGCAAGGGCCCGAAGCGCACCGTCGCCGGTAAGAAGAAGTAGGGATAACCGATGCCTCCGAAGTCAAGGGCCTCCGGCCCCAAGAAGACCCAGAAGTCGCGTCGCCGGGAAAAGAAGAACGTCCCGCACGGCCACGCGCATATCAAGAGCACGTTCAACAACACGATCGTGTCGATCACCGACCCGAACGGCAACGTCATCTCCTGGGCGTCGTCGGGTCACGTCGGCTTCAAGGGTTCGCGCAAGTCGACCCCGTTCGCCGCGCAGCTCGCCGCCGAGAACGCTGCCCGCAAGGCGCAGGAGAACGGCGTCAAGAAGGTCGACGTGTTCGTGAAAGGCCCTGGCTCGGGCCGCGAGACCGCGATCCGCTCGCTGCAGGCCGCCGGCCTCGAAGTGGGCACAATCTCCGATGTCACCCCGCAGCCGCACAACGGCTGCCGTCCGCCCAAGCGGCGTCGCGTCTAGCGGGAAAGGAATAGCGAAAAATGGCTCGTTATACAGGCCCCATCACCCGCAAGTCGCGTCGTCTGCGCGTCGACCTCGTCGGCGGCGACCAGGCGTTCGAGCGTCGCCCCTACCCGCCCGGCCAGCACGGCCGCGCGCGGATCAAGGAGAGCGAGTACCTGCTCCAGCTCCAGGAGAAGCAGAAGGCTCGCTTCTCCTACGGCGTCATGGAGAAGCAGTTCCGCCGGTACTACGAAGAGGCCAACCGCCTCAAGGGCAAGACCGGTGACAACCTGCTTCGTCTGCTCGAGACCCGGCTCGACAACGTCGTGTACCGCGCCGGCCTGGCGCGTACCCGTCGGCAGGCTCGCCAGCTGGTCAGCCACGGACACTTCGTGGTGAACAACCGCAAGGTCGATGTTCCCAGCTTCAAGGTCTCCCAGTACGACATCATCGATGTCAAGGAGAAGTCGCTCGGCACGCTGCCGTTCCAGGTCGCGCGCGAGACGGTTGGCGACCGCCCGGTTCCTGGCTGGTTGCAGGTAATCCCGGGTCGCCTGCGGATCCTGGTCCACCAGGAGCCGGAGCGCGCTCAGATCGATGTGCCACTGCAGGAACAGCTGATCGTCGAGTACTACTCGAAGTAATCAGCGGTGCGTGATCGTCATCGCTAGCGACTGCTTGCAGGTCGCTCGAAACGGCACTGCTAGCGACTGCTTGCAGTTCGCTCGAAACGGCGATCACGCACAACCCCTAAGACGAGGCGTCAAATAGCGGGCGCCCAAACAGGAGGATGATCCACATGCTGATTTCACAGCGTCCGACGCTGACCGAAGAGGTCGTCGCCGAGAACCGCTCAAAGTTCACCATCGAACCGCTCGAGCCGGGCTTCGGTTACACCCTCGGCAACTCGCTGCGCCGTACCCTGCTGTCCTCGATTCCGGGGGCCGCGGTGACGAGTATTCGTATCGACGGCGTCCTGCACGAGTTCACCACCGTTCCCGGCGTAAAGGAGGATGTCACCGACATCATCCTGAACCTCAAGGGTCTGGTCGTGTCCTCGGAGGAGGACGAGCCGGTGACGATGTACGTGCGCAAGCAGGGCCCAGGAACCGTCACCGCCGGTGACATCGTTCCGCCGAGCGGCGTCGTCGTGCACAACCCCGACATGCACATCGCGACCCTGAACGACAAGGGCAAGCTGGAGATCGAGCTCGTCGTCGAGCGCGGTCGCGGCTACGTCCCCGCCGTACAGAACAAGGCGTCCGGCGCGGAAATCGGCCGGATTCCGGTGGATTCGATCTACTCGCCGGTGCTCAAGGTGACCTACAAGGTCGAGGCCACCCGTGTTGAGCAGCGCACCGACTTCGACCGGCTCATCCTGGACGTGGAGACCAAGAACTCCATCAGCGCACGGGACGCGCTCGCCTCGGCGGGCAAGACCCTGGTCGAGCTCTTCGGCCTGGCCCGCGAGCTGAACGTCGAAGCGGAAGGCATCGAGATCGGCCCCTCGCCGGCCGAGGCGGACCACATCGCCTCGTTCGGTCTGCCGATCGAGGACTTGGACCTCACCGTCCGGTCCTACAACTGCCTCAAGCGTGAGGGTGTGCACACCGTGGGCGAGCTGGTCGCCCGCACCGAGTCGGACCTGCTGGACATCCGCAACTTCGGCCAGAAGTCCATCGACGAGGTCAAGGTCAAGCTGCACGCGCTCGGCCTCTCGCTGAAGGACAGCCCGGCGTCGTTCGACCCGTCCAGCGTGGTGGGCTACGACGCGAGCACCGGGACGTGGAGCGACAACGGCACATTCAGTGACACCGACGGTGGCGAGCAGGACTACGCCGAGACCGAACAGCTCTAGGCCGTCGGGGTTGGCGCCCCGGACCGGCCGAAACCCGGCGCGAGCGACGGGCCCGTAGGCGGAAGCGGAGCGTAACCACGAAGGGCCCCGGGAGCGCCGGCAAAATACACCCGGCGCGAGCGACGGGCCCGTAGGCGGTAGCGGAGCGTGACCACGGAGGGCCCTGGGAGCGCCGGAATACAACAAGGAGAACCACAATGCCCAAGCCCAAGAAGGGTGCCCGCTTCGGCGGGTCGGCGTCGCACCAGAAGGCGATCTTCGCCAATCTGGCCACGGCGCTCTTCGAGCACGGCCGGATTACCACCACCGAGGCCAAAGCCAAGGCCGTGCGCCCGTACGCGGAGAAGCTGATCACCAGGGCGAAGGGCGGCACCCTTGCCGACCGTCGCGAGGTGCTCAAGGTCATCCGCAACAAGGACGTCGTGCACGACCTCTTCGCGGAGATCGGCCCGTCGTTCGAGGGGCGCGCGGGTGGCTACACCCGCATCACCAAGACCCTGCCCCGCAAGGGTGACAACGCGCCGATGGCGATCATCGAGCTGGTCCGGGAGAAGACCGTGACCAACGAGGCCGATCGCGCCCGCCGCGTTGCCGCATCGCAGAAGGTCGAGGAGGCCCCGGCCGCCGAGGTCGTCGAGGAGAAGGCCGACGAGGCCGTCGCCGAGACCGCCGAAGCTCCGTCTGTCGACGGGGCCGCCGAGTACAAGAAGGACGCCTGACGCCTCGCGTCGCAGTTCTCGAACGAGCCCGCCGCCCGCACTGGGTCGGCGGGCTTGTTCGTTTCGACTAGGAGACCGTGTGACCGTGGAGGATTCGGTGGGATCGACGTCGGCCGAGCCGCGACCCGTTGCGGCGCGGGCACCCGAGAGCGGCGCGGCCGATGCACCGGGGGTGCGTGTCCGGCTCGATATCGCTTACGACGGCACCGATTTCCTCGGCTGGGCGCGTCAGCCGGGACTGCGAACCGTGCAGGGGGTGCTGGAGGAGTCGCTGAGCAAGGTGTTCCGTGAGCCGATCCAGCTGACCGTGGCGGGGCGCACGGACGCAGGCGTGCACGCCGAGGAACAGGTAGCGCATTTCGACACGACCGCCGAGCTGGACGCGGGCAAGTTGGTGCATCGGATGGCGCGGTTCCTGCCGAAGGACGTGCGGATCAAGGATGCACGACTCGCACCGCCGGATTTCGATGCGAGGTTCTCCGCGATCCGCCGCCACTACGCCTATCGGTTGACCACTGCCCCATACGGCGCCGAGCCGTTACATGCGCGCAGCGTGGTCGCCTGCCGGACCGACGTCGACGTCGAGGACATGCGTGCGGCTTCGCGAAAGCTGTTGGGGCTGCACAATTTCGCCGCGTTCTGTCGCAGGAGGGAGGGCGCGACCACCGTCCGCGAGCTGCAGCGCTTCGACTGGGTGCGGGACGGTGACTTGCTGACCGCCTACGTCAGCGCGGACGCGTTCTGCTGGTCCATGGTTCGGAGCCTGGTCGGCGCGGTGCTCGCGGTCGGGGAGGGCCGCCGCACTCCGGAGTGGGTCGGGGAGCTGCTGCACGAGACCGAGCGTTCCAGCGCGGTCACCGTCGCACCTGCGCACGGCCTGAGCCTCATCGGCGTCGATTATCCCGCTGACGGGGAACTCGCCGCCCGCAATGCGCAGACGCGCGAGATGCGGTCCGTCCCGGTCCGGGACGGGAGATGTTGCGGCGACTGAGGCGTTACGCGAGCAAAGTATTCGGACACAAGGTTTCCCCGCACCCGCGGAGAGGTGCGGGGAAACGAGGCGGTCACTTCGACGACTGCCCTGATTGCGCTTCGATCGTCTTCGGCTGGGACCCACCGGAAATTTCGATGCGGCGCGGCTTCGCCCGTTCCGCGATGGGGATCGTCACCGACAGCACGCCATTGTTGTAGGTCGCGCTGATCTTGTCGGCATCGACGTTGTCGCCGAGGGACAGCTGACGCATAAAAGTGCCCGCGAAGCGTTCCGAGGCGATCCACTGGACGCCTTCCTCGCTGGGTACGGTGCGCTGCGCGCGCAGAGTGAGGTTGCCGTTGTCGACACTGACGTCGATCGTGCCCGGGTCGACACCTGGCAGGTCGGCGTTCAGAACGTAGTGATCTCCCGCTTTGAACAGATCCATCGGCATGAATCTCGGTGCGCGAGCGGTCCCGGCGGTTTCACCGAGCAGCTGGCGAGCGACGGTATCGATGTCATGGAATGGATCGAATCTCAGCACACCAATCACCTCCATTTCCTAGTGGTGACGCCTGCCACGGCGGCGGGCGCCGATAGCTGTGCACCTGCAACGTTACCCTCCATGTGCGTTGGCTATCG
The DNA window shown above is from Nocardia sp. NBC_01730 and carries:
- the infA gene encoding translation initiation factor IF-1; translation: MAKKDGAIEVEGRVVEPLPNAMFRIELENGHKVLAHISGKMRQHYIRILPEDRVVVELSPYDLSRGRIVYRYK
- the rpmJ gene encoding 50S ribosomal protein L36; its protein translation is MKVQPSVKKICEKCKVIRRHGRVMVICDNLRHKQRQG
- the rpsM gene encoding 30S ribosomal protein S13, with the protein product MARLMGVDLPREKRMEIALTYIYGIGRTRSKEILEATGVSPDLRSKDLSDEQVTQLRDYIEGSALKVEGDLRREVQADIRRKIEIGCYQGLRHRRGLPVRGQRTKTNARTRKGPKRTVAGKKK
- the rpsK gene encoding 30S ribosomal protein S11; protein product: MPPKSRASGPKKTQKSRRREKKNVPHGHAHIKSTFNNTIVSITDPNGNVISWASSGHVGFKGSRKSTPFAAQLAAENAARKAQENGVKKVDVFVKGPGSGRETAIRSLQAAGLEVGTISDVTPQPHNGCRPPKRRRV
- the rpsD gene encoding 30S ribosomal protein S4 is translated as MARYTGPITRKSRRLRVDLVGGDQAFERRPYPPGQHGRARIKESEYLLQLQEKQKARFSYGVMEKQFRRYYEEANRLKGKTGDNLLRLLETRLDNVVYRAGLARTRRQARQLVSHGHFVVNNRKVDVPSFKVSQYDIIDVKEKSLGTLPFQVARETVGDRPVPGWLQVIPGRLRILVHQEPERAQIDVPLQEQLIVEYYSK
- a CDS encoding DNA-directed RNA polymerase subunit alpha, whose translation is MLISQRPTLTEEVVAENRSKFTIEPLEPGFGYTLGNSLRRTLLSSIPGAAVTSIRIDGVLHEFTTVPGVKEDVTDIILNLKGLVVSSEEDEPVTMYVRKQGPGTVTAGDIVPPSGVVVHNPDMHIATLNDKGKLEIELVVERGRGYVPAVQNKASGAEIGRIPVDSIYSPVLKVTYKVEATRVEQRTDFDRLILDVETKNSISARDALASAGKTLVELFGLARELNVEAEGIEIGPSPAEADHIASFGLPIEDLDLTVRSYNCLKREGVHTVGELVARTESDLLDIRNFGQKSIDEVKVKLHALGLSLKDSPASFDPSSVVGYDASTGTWSDNGTFSDTDGGEQDYAETEQL
- the rplQ gene encoding 50S ribosomal protein L17 codes for the protein MPKPKKGARFGGSASHQKAIFANLATALFEHGRITTTEAKAKAVRPYAEKLITRAKGGTLADRREVLKVIRNKDVVHDLFAEIGPSFEGRAGGYTRITKTLPRKGDNAPMAIIELVREKTVTNEADRARRVAASQKVEEAPAAEVVEEKADEAVAETAEAPSVDGAAEYKKDA
- the truA gene encoding tRNA pseudouridine(38-40) synthase TruA; the encoded protein is MTVEDSVGSTSAEPRPVAARAPESGAADAPGVRVRLDIAYDGTDFLGWARQPGLRTVQGVLEESLSKVFREPIQLTVAGRTDAGVHAEEQVAHFDTTAELDAGKLVHRMARFLPKDVRIKDARLAPPDFDARFSAIRRHYAYRLTTAPYGAEPLHARSVVACRTDVDVEDMRAASRKLLGLHNFAAFCRRREGATTVRELQRFDWVRDGDLLTAYVSADAFCWSMVRSLVGAVLAVGEGRRTPEWVGELLHETERSSAVTVAPAHGLSLIGVDYPADGELAARNAQTREMRSVPVRDGRCCGD
- a CDS encoding Hsp20/alpha crystallin family protein, with protein sequence MLRFDPFHDIDTVARQLLGETAGTARAPRFMPMDLFKAGDHYVLNADLPGVDPGTIDVSVDNGNLTLRAQRTVPSEEGVQWIASERFAGTFMRQLSLGDNVDADKISATYNNGVLSVTIPIAERAKPRRIEISGGSQPKTIEAQSGQSSK